In one window of Hevea brasiliensis isolate MT/VB/25A 57/8 chromosome 10, ASM3005281v1, whole genome shotgun sequence DNA:
- the LOC131169291 gene encoding receptor-like protein EIX2, with product MEKSMSALLTISFLWIATISLGICYGNFNSGCSPSEREALLKFQHELIDPLNRLSSWGGKEDCCRWFGVICHNLTGHVIELHLGSLSYEGYYEEADKEYYMKPTFSGKISPSLLNLKHLRHLDLSNNEFGGIQIPKFLGFMGSLRYLNLSGAGFGGMVPHELGNLSNLHYLNLKAGGYYYPYVENLHWLSSLSVLEFLDLSNVNLSQTFNWLKVMNRLPSLVELHLSNCNLQHLHPLISVNFSCLSTLDLSSNIFPEPFIPNWIFHLKSLTSLNLAENQFQGPIPKDFQNMTSLQKLVLSSNNFNSSIPNWFSHLGNLVSVNLASNSFEGPISIEPQNITSLKELDLSRNYLNSSIPNWLYNCSQLELLDLAHNSLQGKISSAIAGLTSLTNLDLSTNKELELDGGIPRPLKNLCNLRFLSLSGVKLSQDINDILEILSGCVSNGLESLELDGCQLFGRLTNHPRHFRNLVNLRLSVNSISGTLPVWFGALANVVEIDIAHNLLEGNVSEIHFTNLTKLESFDASENHLMLRVCSNWIPPFDHIEFLRLRSWVIGPQFPVWLHSLKYLREVDLSNTKISSIPYWFWNMSAQFHYLNISHNQIHGTIPHIPNLDPSYSSIDLSSNHFSGPLPWIYASVETLILHNNSFSGSISHFLCYKKNQVKGMINLNLDNNLLSGEIPDCWMNWPELWFLTLNNNNLSGNIPKSIGALTSLKSLHLRNNNLSGEIPLSLQNCSKLTSLDIGENELIGHIPTWIGERLSNLVILNFRANKFHGHIPKELCHLASLQILDLSHNNLSGIFPSCIKNFSSMTKIDSVAQVFNVYTGYLYFGDDALIVMKGRMVEYEKILKFVKSIDLSDNNLSGEIPKEITSLISLQSLNLSDNLFFGKIPKDIGDMKMIEVLDFSQNQLFGGIPQSIADLTFLNLLNLSNNNLSGRIPTSTQLLTFSSSSFVGNKGLCGPPVSENCSENGVMLNNGKDEEKGKGDGAEVDWFYVSMVLGFIVGFWSVLGPLAINRRWRYVYFHFLDYLGHKIWWSLR from the coding sequence ATGGAAAAATCAATGAGTGCTCTACTTACAATTTCTTTCCTCTGGATTGCAACTATTAGTCTTGGCATCTGCTATGGAAACTTCAATTCTGGTTGCAGTCCAAGTGAGAGAGAGGCTCTCTTGAAGTTCCAGCATGAGCTCATAGATCCTCTAAACCGGCTTTCATCTTGGGGTGGTAAAGAGGATTGTTGCAGATGGTTTGGAGTGATCTGCCACAACTTAACAGGCCATGTCATTGAACTCCATCTTGGAAGTCTTTCTTACGAAGGATATTACGAGGAAGCAGACAAGGAATACTATATGAAGCCAACATTTAGTGGTAAGATTAGTCCATCTCTACTCAACTTGAAGCATTTGAGGCACTTGGATCTAAGCAATAATGAATTTGGAGGAATTCAAATTCCCAAATTCCTTGGCTTTATGGGGAGTTTAAGATACCTTAATCTCTCGGGTGCCGGATTTGGGGGAATGGTTCCTCATGAGCTTGGTAATCTTTCCAATCTTCACTACCTTAATCTTAAAGCTGGTGGCTATTATTATCCATATGTTGAGAATTTGCATTGGCTTTCTAGTCTTTCtgtcctagaattccttgatTTGAGTAATGTGAATCTTAGCCAAACCTTCAATTGGTTGAAAGTGATGAACAGGCTTCCTTCTCTAGTAGAATTGCACTTGTCAAATTGCAATCTTCAGCATCTTCATCCACTCATAAGTGTTAATTTTTCCTGTCTTTCCACTCTTGATTTGTCATCAAATATTTTTCCTGAACCTTTTATTCCTAATTGGATTTTTCATCttaaatctcttacatctctTAATCTAGCCGAAAATCAATTTCAAGGACCAATCCCTAAAGATTTTCAAAATATGACTTCACTCCAAAAATTGGTCCTCTcatcaaataattttaattcttcaattcCCAATTGGTTTTCTCATCTTGGAAATCTTGTTTCTGTTAATTTAGCCAGTAATAGCTTTGAAGGTCCGATTTCTATTGAACCTCAAAACATCACTTCTTTGAAGGAACTTGATTTATCTCGAAACTATTTGAATTCCTCCATACCCAATTGGTTATACAATTGTAGCCAGCTTGAGCTCCTTGATCTTGCTCACAATTCCCTTCAAGGTAAAATTTCTAGCGCCATTGCAGGCCTTACCTCTCTCACCAACCTTGATTTGTCAACAAACAAAGAACTTGAACTCGATGGAGGAATTCCAAGACCATTAAAAAATCTTTGCAATTTGAGGTTCCTCTCTTTGTCAGGAGTCAAGCTAAGCCAAGACATAAATGATATCCTTGAGATTCTATCAGGATGTGTTTCAAATGGGCTAGAGTCATTGGAGTTAGACGGTTGCCAATTATTTGGTCGTTTGACCAATCATCCCAGGCATTTTAGGAATTTGGTCAACCTTCGTCTTTCGGTTAATTCCATTTCAGGAACTCTCCCTGTGTGGTTTGGAGCACTTGCAAATGTGGTGGAGATAGATATTGCTCACAATTTATTAGAGGGTAATGTTTCTGAAATCCATTTTACAAACCTCACAAAATTGGAATCGTTTGATGCTTCTGAGAATCATTTGATGTTGAGAGTTTGTTCGAACTGGATTCCACCTTTTGATCATATTGAATTCTTACGATTGAGATCTTGGGTTATTGGCCCACAATTTCCGGTATGGCTTCATTCTCTAAAATATTTACGTGAAGTGGATTTGTCAAACACAAAAATTTCTAGTATTCCCTACTGGTTCTGGAACATGTCTGCACAATTTCACTATTTAAATATCTCTCACAACCAAATCCATGGAACCATTCCTCATATCCCCAATCTTGATCCATCTTATTCATCGATTGACTTGAGTTCAAATCACTTCAGTGGTCCATTACCTTGGATCTATGCCAGTGTGGAAACGTTGATTCTTCACAATAATTCATTTTCAGGTTCCATATCCCACTTCCTTTGTTATAAGAAGAATCAAGTGAAGGGAATGATTAATCTTAACCTTGACAATAATCTTTTATCCGGAGAAATACCAGATTGTTGGATGAATTGGCCAGAACTGTGGTTTTTAACTTTAAACAACAACAACTTGAGTGGCAATATTCCCAAGTCAATTGGGGCTTTAACGTCCCTTAAATCCTTGCATCTTCGTAATAATAACCTCTCAGGTGAAATACCTTTGTCACTTCAAAATTGTTCGAAGTTGACCTCACTTGACATTGGTGAAAATGAACTGATCGGGCACATTCCAACATGGATTGGGGAAAGGCTTTCCAATTTGGTTATTCTCAACTTTCGTGCAAACAAGTTTCATGGGCATATACCTAAGGAACTTTGTCATTTGGCTTCTTTGCAGATTCTAGACCTTTCTCATAATAATCTCTCTGGCATCTTCCCAAGTTGCATTAAAAACTTTAGTTCAATGACTAAAATTGATTCAGTAGCACAAGTTTTTAATGTGTATACTGGATATTTATATTTTGGAGATGATGCATTGATTGTGATGAAAGGAAGAATGGTTGAGTATGAGAAAATTCTAAAATTCGTGAAAAGTATAGATCTTTCTGACAATAATTTATCAGGAGAGATTCCAAAAGAAATAACAAGTCTTATATCATTACAGTCTCTTAATTTGTCAGATAATTTGTTTTTTGGAAAGATTCCTAAAGATATTGGTGATATGAAAATGATAGAAGTTTTGGACTTTTCTCAAAATCAATTATTCGGAGGAATTCCTCAAAGCATCGCAGATCTAACATTTCTTAACTTGTTGAACTTGTCCAATaataatttgagtgggagaattCCTACAAGCACTCAGTTGCTGACTTTTAGCTCTTCTAGCTTTGTTGGCAACAAAGGACTATGTGGACCTCCAGTCTCTGAGAATTGTAGCGAAAATGGCGTTATGCTTAACAATggaaaagatgaagagaaagGAAAGGGTGATGGTGCTGAAGTGGATTGGTTCTATGTGAGCATGGTACTTGGATTCATTGTGGGCTTTTGGAGTGTGTTGGGACCTCTAGCTATTAATAGACGATGGAGGTATGTGTATTTTCATTTCCTGGATTATTTGGGGCACAAAATTTGGTGGAGTTTAAGGTAA